The following are encoded together in the Gordonia insulae genome:
- a CDS encoding phosphate/phosphite/phosphonate ABC transporter substrate-binding protein, producing MKVRARRTLATVAAASSLALVAAGCSGSDSGSTTAQGFPETITLAAIPAENSTDLKASYDPVIKVLEKETGSKVEFVQASDYAGVVEGIIADNVDLAFFGPFAYVVAGLNGAKMTPLGAVIKDKGEQPGYKSYGLTRADNASVNNLADFAGKKVCFVDPSSTSGFLYPTAGLIESGVIESGSEADVSAGVTPIYAGGHDASALAIASGDCDAGFAFDTMVDKTMIEKGELKPGQLKTVWKSETIAGSVFAANDSLGPDAIAKLEKVFSEQVNADSMKAAGYCDGDCRITDERAWGVVAASDKDYDGVRHVCDVTKSEKCQG from the coding sequence ATGAAGGTTCGCGCTCGTCGCACTCTCGCCACCGTCGCTGCCGCGTCGTCCCTGGCTCTCGTCGCCGCCGGCTGCTCCGGGTCGGACTCCGGTTCGACCACCGCACAGGGGTTTCCGGAGACCATCACCTTGGCCGCCATCCCGGCCGAGAACTCCACGGATCTCAAGGCCAGCTACGACCCGGTGATCAAGGTGCTGGAGAAGGAGACCGGATCGAAGGTCGAGTTCGTCCAGGCCTCCGACTATGCCGGCGTGGTCGAGGGCATCATCGCCGACAACGTCGACCTGGCGTTCTTCGGTCCGTTCGCCTACGTCGTCGCCGGGCTCAACGGGGCGAAGATGACTCCGTTGGGCGCGGTCATCAAGGACAAGGGTGAGCAGCCCGGCTACAAGTCCTACGGGCTGACTCGTGCCGACAACGCGTCGGTCAACAACCTCGCCGACTTCGCAGGCAAGAAGGTGTGCTTCGTCGACCCGAGTTCCACGTCCGGATTCCTGTACCCCACTGCTGGTTTGATCGAGAGCGGTGTCATCGAGTCCGGCAGTGAGGCGGACGTGTCGGCCGGGGTCACCCCGATCTACGCCGGTGGACACGATGCCTCGGCGCTGGCGATCGCCTCCGGCGACTGCGACGCCGGCTTCGCGTTCGACACCATGGTCGACAAGACGATGATCGAGAAAGGTGAGCTGAAGCCGGGACAGCTGAAGACGGTGTGGAAGTCGGAGACCATCGCCGGTTCGGTGTTCGCCGCCAACGACTCACTCGGGCCCGACGCGATCGCCAAGCTCGAGAAGGTCTTCAGCGAGCAGGTCAATGCGGACTCGATGAAGGCCGCCGGCTACTGCGACGGCGACTGCCGCATCACCGACGAGCGTGCATGGGGTGTGGTAGCGGCCTCCGACAAGGACTACGACGGGGTGCGCCACGTGTGTGACGTGACCAAGTCCGAGAAGTGCCAGGGCTGA
- the phnC gene encoding phosphonate ABC transporter ATP-binding protein: MSSPLHAPTVAGDDRVVHAREVTKKFGGVTALDSVSLDVHRSELLVLLGLSGSGKSTFLRCLNGLHPPTSGSIEVRGTRVDLAGGRDIRALRRDVGFIFQHFNLVGRLSCLENVLIGGLGRLSVPRYGALTYPRSMRAEALAHLDRVGLADFAARRADTLSGGQQQRVGIARTLMQRPKLLLADEPVASLDPENAGVVMDLLFQVCVEEKLTVVCTLHQIDLAMGWAHRIVGLRGGRKVLDRPAVGLSRDEVMGIYQRVDPLSLPASTPARGPL; this comes from the coding sequence ATGTCATCGCCACTGCACGCTCCGACGGTCGCGGGTGACGACCGGGTCGTCCATGCCCGGGAGGTGACCAAGAAGTTCGGCGGTGTCACCGCGCTGGACTCCGTCTCCCTCGACGTCCACCGCAGCGAACTCCTCGTCCTGCTCGGCCTGTCCGGTTCCGGCAAATCGACGTTCCTTCGATGCCTCAACGGGCTGCATCCGCCGACCTCGGGCAGCATCGAAGTGCGCGGCACCCGAGTCGATCTCGCCGGCGGCCGCGATATCCGGGCGCTGCGGCGCGACGTCGGATTCATCTTCCAGCACTTCAATCTCGTGGGTCGGCTCAGTTGCCTCGAGAACGTCCTGATCGGCGGTCTCGGACGACTGAGCGTGCCCCGGTACGGCGCGCTGACGTATCCCCGGTCGATGCGGGCCGAAGCACTGGCCCATCTGGATCGCGTGGGGCTGGCGGACTTCGCGGCGCGGCGGGCAGACACCCTCTCCGGGGGTCAGCAGCAACGGGTGGGCATCGCCCGGACGCTGATGCAACGCCCGAAGCTGCTGCTGGCCGATGAACCGGTCGCCTCGCTCGATCCGGAGAACGCCGGCGTCGTCATGGATCTGCTGTTCCAGGTGTGCGTCGAAGAGAAGCTGACCGTGGTGTGCACACTGCACCAGATCGACCTGGCCATGGGGTGGGCGCACCGCATCGTGGGGCTGCGCGGGGGCCGGAAGGTGCTCGACCGGCCCGCCGTCGGCTTGTCTCGCGACGAGGTGATGGGCATCTACCAGCGCGTGGATCCACTCTCCCTGCCTGCATCCACACCGGCACGGGGACCATTGTGA
- the phnE gene encoding phosphonate ABC transporter, permease protein PhnE, translating into MPALAIGGLVATLVAAWWIDFAPGTLISGFENIVALVERMLPPRVDDPGRIGVLAWETLLMAVLGTVLAAVASVPLAFLAARNTTPHPVVHTVARGVITFCRAMPDLLFAVLFVRALGIGVLPGVLALALHSIGMLGKLFADAIEQTDPGPREAVRSTGAGYLREMINAVLPQCVPAWIAAFIYRIDINLRMSVVLGFVGAGGIGFALQDALRGLIYPRALGIVLVILVIIAAMELVAIAIRRVLLAPSTADPRRDRIARTVFSTAVVVTTILALMVLGITPWSLVTWIGPSIEVFGRMIPPDFGALGDTLVTAAAQTVAIGIVSTAIGAVLSIPVGILAARNVTPHPSVYWLARAWILLVRAVPELILAVVFVAALGLGPVAGTCALAIGSIGFMAKLVADGVEEIDPGPMEAARAVGCGWWKTLFATVIPQAMPSLIGSGLYLLDVNIRTSTVLGIVGAGGVGFLLFESIRTLNFDVAGAIVIVIFVIVYSIERLSGWIRSRLV; encoded by the coding sequence ATGCCCGCGTTGGCGATCGGCGGACTTGTCGCGACCCTGGTCGCGGCCTGGTGGATCGATTTCGCCCCGGGAACGTTGATCAGCGGATTCGAGAACATCGTCGCTCTGGTCGAACGAATGTTGCCGCCACGCGTGGACGACCCCGGCCGTATCGGCGTGCTCGCCTGGGAGACGTTGCTGATGGCTGTCCTGGGGACGGTCCTCGCGGCGGTCGCGTCGGTTCCGCTGGCGTTCTTGGCTGCCCGCAACACGACTCCGCATCCCGTCGTCCACACCGTCGCCCGCGGCGTCATCACCTTCTGCCGGGCGATGCCGGACCTGCTGTTCGCGGTCTTGTTCGTCCGCGCGTTGGGTATCGGTGTCCTGCCCGGTGTGCTGGCCTTGGCGCTGCATTCCATCGGTATGCTCGGCAAGCTGTTCGCCGACGCCATCGAGCAGACCGACCCGGGTCCGCGGGAAGCGGTCCGCAGCACCGGCGCGGGATACCTCCGGGAGATGATCAATGCTGTCCTGCCGCAATGTGTCCCGGCATGGATCGCCGCGTTCATCTACCGGATCGACATCAACTTGCGGATGTCGGTGGTGCTCGGATTCGTCGGCGCCGGTGGCATCGGCTTCGCGCTGCAGGACGCGTTGCGCGGATTGATCTATCCGCGGGCGCTGGGCATCGTGCTGGTCATCCTGGTCATCATCGCGGCAATGGAGTTGGTGGCCATCGCGATCCGTCGCGTGCTGCTCGCACCGTCGACCGCCGACCCGCGTCGCGACCGGATCGCGCGCACGGTGTTCTCTACCGCGGTCGTCGTCACCACCATCCTCGCCCTGATGGTGCTCGGGATCACCCCGTGGTCGCTGGTCACGTGGATCGGACCGTCGATCGAGGTGTTCGGCCGGATGATCCCGCCCGACTTCGGTGCACTCGGCGACACGTTGGTCACCGCAGCGGCCCAGACCGTCGCGATCGGCATCGTGTCCACGGCGATAGGTGCGGTGCTGTCGATACCGGTCGGCATTCTCGCCGCACGCAACGTCACCCCACACCCGTCGGTCTACTGGCTCGCTCGCGCCTGGATTCTCCTGGTGCGGGCGGTTCCGGAACTGATTCTGGCGGTGGTCTTCGTCGCCGCACTCGGGCTGGGGCCGGTCGCCGGAACCTGTGCGCTGGCCATCGGATCGATCGGCTTCATGGCGAAACTGGTCGCCGACGGCGTCGAGGAGATCGACCCGGGACCGATGGAAGCCGCCCGCGCCGTCGGATGTGGTTGGTGGAAGACGCTGTTCGCCACCGTGATCCCGCAGGCGATGCCGTCACTCATCGGGTCCGGGCTCTATCTGTTGGACGTCAACATCCGTACCTCCACCGTGCTGGGCATCGTCGGGGCCGGGGGCGTCGGATTCCTGTTGTTCGAGTCGATCAGAACCCTGAACTTCGACGTTGCCGGCGCGATCGTCATCGTCATCTTCGTCATCGTCTACTCCATCGAAAGGTTGTCCGGGTGGATTCGTTCGCGCCTCGTCTGA
- a CDS encoding zinc-binding dehydrogenase, with translation MDSFAPRLTRAAVWRGDRVDLVDMVMPRPVRDEVVVRIRLATVCGSDLHTVTGRRQSPCPSILGHESVGDVVATGPEASVAVGERVIWSVTVVCGQCARCRQGFTAKCERVRKVGHEPFDGDWPLSGGYAEHILLPSGTTIVTVPDRMPDAVAAPAACSTATVMAALEQAGELRDRRVLVVGAGMLGVTAVAAATERGAHVLIAERDSERRSSAESFGASADDGEPVDAAIDFTGSAQAVRAGYHRLDVGGVLVLAGSVAPGPTLAIDPEQVVRRWLTIRGIHNYEPRHLQQAVDFLDATRHRYPWADLVTEPVALADIATALRPPPVGRLRVAVAGQTADQLGG, from the coding sequence GTGGATTCGTTCGCGCCTCGTCTGACCCGTGCCGCCGTCTGGCGCGGCGACCGTGTCGATCTTGTCGACATGGTGATGCCGCGACCGGTCAGAGATGAAGTGGTGGTGCGGATTCGCCTGGCCACCGTGTGCGGCAGCGACCTGCACACGGTGACGGGACGTCGGCAGTCGCCGTGTCCGTCGATCCTTGGTCACGAGTCGGTCGGCGATGTGGTCGCGACCGGCCCCGAGGCGTCGGTGGCCGTGGGGGAGAGGGTGATCTGGTCGGTCACCGTCGTCTGTGGGCAGTGTGCCCGCTGCCGACAAGGCTTTACGGCGAAATGTGAGCGGGTACGCAAGGTCGGGCACGAACCGTTCGACGGGGACTGGCCGCTGTCCGGCGGATATGCCGAGCACATCCTGCTGCCCAGCGGAACGACGATCGTGACGGTGCCCGATCGGATGCCGGACGCCGTCGCCGCGCCGGCAGCGTGCTCGACGGCCACCGTCATGGCCGCCCTCGAACAGGCCGGCGAGCTCCGTGACCGCCGGGTGCTGGTCGTTGGTGCCGGGATGCTGGGCGTGACCGCAGTCGCCGCCGCCACCGAGCGCGGCGCGCACGTCCTGATCGCCGAGCGAGACAGTGAAAGACGCTCATCAGCAGAGAGTTTCGGTGCTTCCGCGGATGACGGAGAGCCGGTGGACGCCGCGATCGACTTCACCGGGTCGGCCCAGGCCGTCCGCGCCGGGTATCACCGCCTCGACGTCGGCGGTGTCCTCGTCCTGGCGGGATCGGTGGCGCCCGGCCCGACCCTGGCCATCGATCCCGAGCAGGTCGTCCGCCGATGGTTGACGATCCGCGGCATCCACAACTACGAACCGCGACATCTGCAGCAGGCGGTCGACTTTCTCGACGCCACACGTCACCGGTACCCCTGGGCGGACCTGGTCACCGAACCGGTTGCGCTGGCCGACATCGCCACCGCGTTGCGACCACCGCCGGTGGGCAGGCTCCGCGTGGCGGTCGCCGGACAGACCGCCGATCAGCTCGGCGGGTGA